In the Haliaeetus albicilla chromosome 7, bHalAlb1.1, whole genome shotgun sequence genome, one interval contains:
- the DBF4B gene encoding protein DBF4 homolog B isoform X2, translating to MAGPAAPRPLRGKSFYLDLPSGRSARELAEVIRRLGGVTESFLSKEISYVVSSNKEAKRDKARTRTEKQSSMTSEDAKAMSPMPSTSKGNNTRSRQKPPDTALISRGKELLQKAMKNQDTCSGSSILANARLWGVQVLHVDEMLSYTQQLLHATSGARKRCQKTEAKCLTSGSKCRKGKLKPPFLKVEDQSRQFRPFHHQFKSFPNLNFLAPKSSSPFEPLKSLSNSCRARGVEGCPMRSEGEKTPQSTPVTVPKKKRGFCECCQETFEELQKHLQSSQHKRFALDDSQYAPVDHVISQLTNNFVEQSAKVPRSCLTDKHLAPQAQVTGGIEMLTAELGKQREQPKQGAVELLIDVERDHGLKTKGCSPCLPRDRVSNPREGGGLSKNSSLGLPLGAELTRGVCAVPGATEESAVGDTDSGLAPDLGWRTYVAATHAGEAIASSSEPHKQQVLGSIGHLLQALPASRKRRLSSRQSTQVGKKPRLELGSDLSPSKQTNPVDGGMGGQSAGQMSEPGLPGVVEAGSLPLSTKLSNRPRSSLGLDLCPCGNPGDPASRPGSLEAVSVGFDPTEAAAASTVSERGWSRVNVSSQGKQLGGENENTHRNVNSPELESTMSKTSCPTGQLPSPKLPVAEARCCCLLCVRAAQKIAPELPDLPGHSTEQAPCPGLLQPLPHNAQADHDFSRSSSESDWDVQLLSTLTSVQDGRIQSVDRDLLQRTHVNVKDSGYESQLCSVLKQKSELAWADKEDKNCRNCCTETKGTSFPMFETFFGSWTS from the exons GTGACCGAAAGCTTCCTAAGCAAAGAAATCAGCTACGTGGTTTCCAGCAACAAAGAAGCTAAACGAGACAAAGCCAGGACTCGGACTGAGAAGCAGAGCAGCATGACTTCAGAAGATGCAAAAGCCATGAGCCCAATGCCTTCTACCTCCAAAGGGAACAATACCAGATCTCGCCAGAAGCCACCAGACACT GCTCTGATCAGCAGGGGAAAGGAACTGCTACAGAAGGCCATGAAGAATCAG GACACCTGCAGTGGCAGCAGTATCCTCGCCAACGCTCGCCTGTGGGGAGTCCAGGTCTTGCACGTGGATG AAATGTTGTCATACACTCAACAGCTGCTGCATGCCACCTCGGGAGCAAGGAAACGGTGCCAGAAGACAGAG GCAAAATGCCTCACATCAGGATCAAAATGTCGCAAAG GAAAATTGAAGCCTCCTTTTCTGAAGGTTGAAGACCAGAGCAG GCAATTCCGACCCTTCCATCACCAGTTCAAAAGCTTTCCCAACCTGAATTTCCTGGCACCCAAAAGCTCCAGCCCATTTGAGCCTCTGAAAAGCCTCTCTAATTCTTGCAGAGCCAG GGGTGTGGAAGGCTGTCCGATGCGCAGCGAGGGGGAGAAGACCCCCCAGTCCACACCAGTCACTGTgccaaagaaaaagaggggaTTTTGTGAGTGCTGCCAAGAGACCTTTGAAGAGCTACAGAAG CATCTCCAGAGCTCCCAGCACAAGCGGTTTGCACTGGACGACTCACAGTACGCCCCTGTGGATCATGTCATCTCGCAGCTCACCAACAACTTTGTGGAGCAGTCAGCCAA GGTACCTCGGTCTTGCCTGACAGACAAACACTTAGCGCCTCAAGCACAAGTTACTGGAGGAATTGAGATGctgacagcagagctgggaaagcaaagggagCAGCCTAAGCAGGGTGCTGTGGAACTGTTAATTGATGTTGAGCGTGATCATGGCCTGAAGACCAAGGGATGTTCCCCTTGCCTGCCCAGGGACAGGGTCAGTAATCCCAGAGAAGGAGGGGGGTTGTCTAAGAACAGCTCTCTGGGGCTGCCTCTTGGAGCAGAACTCACCAGAGGggtctgtgctgtgcctggcgCCACGGAGGAGTCTGCAGTGGGGGATACAGATTCAGGCTTGGCTCCTGACCTGGGCTGGAGGACTTACGTAGCAGCCACTCATGCTGGAGAGGCAATTGCTTCTTCATCTGAACCTCATAAACAGCAAGTGCTTGGGTCTATCGGCCATCTTCTACAAGCATTGCCTGCCTCCAGGAAACGCCGGCTTTCCTCCAGACAGAGCACCCAGGTAGGAAAGaagcccaggctggagctgggTAGTGACCTCTCTCCGTCTAAGCAGACAAACCCAGTGGATGGTGGGATGGGTGGACAGAGTGCGGGACAGATGTCTGAGCCAGGCTTGCCTGGTGTGGTGGAGGCTGGCAGCTTGCCCCTAAGCACAAAGCTCTCCAACAGACCTCGTAGCTCCCTTGGTTTGGACCTGTGCCCCTGTGGGAACCCTGGGGACCCTGCATCACGGCCGGGTTCCCTTGAAGCTGTGTCTGTGGGTTTTGATCCCAcagaggctgcagcagccagcactgTCAGCGAGCGTGGCTGGAGCAGAGTGAACGTGAGTTCCCAAGGGAAGCAGCTCGGAGGGGAGaatgaaaacacacacagaaatgtgAATAGTCCTGAACTGGAGAGCACAATGAGCAAGACCAGCTGTCCTACTGGCCAGTTGCCCTCTCCAAAACTGCCTGTGGCTGAAGCCAGATGTTGCTGCTTGCTCTGTGTCAGAGCAGCACAAAAAATAGCACCCGAACTACCTGACCTCCCAGgccacagcacagagcaggctCCATGCCCCGGGCTCCTTCAGCCTCTTCCACATAATGCACAGGCTGATCATGACTTCAGCAGAAGTTCTTCTGAGTCAGACTGGGATGTCCAGCTGCTCTCCACACTAACGAGTGTCCAGGATGGCAGGATTCAGTCTGTGGACAGGGACTTGCTCCAAAGGACACATGTCAATGTAAAGGACAGTGGGTATGAGTCTCAGCTCTGCTCGGTCCTGAAGCAGAAGTCAGAGCTTGCCTGGGCAGACAAAGAGGACAAGAACTGCCGGAACTGCTGCACAGAGACAAAAGGGACCTCTTTCCCTATGTTCGAGACCTTTTTTGGCAGCTGGACTAGCTAA
- the DBF4B gene encoding protein DBF4 homolog B isoform X3, with protein MKNQDTCSGSSILANARLWGVQVLHVDEMLSYTQQLLHATSGARKRCQKTEAKCLTSGSKCRKAGKLKPPFLKVEDQSRQFRPFHHQFKSFPNLNFLAPKSSSPFEPLKSLSNSCRARGVEGCPMRSEGEKTPQSTPVTVPKKKRGFCECCQETFEELQKHLQSSQHKRFALDDSQYAPVDHVISQLTNNFVEQSAKVPRSCLTDKHLAPQAQVTGGIEMLTAELGKQREQPKQGAVELLIDVERDHGLKTKGCSPCLPRDRVSNPREGGGLSKNSSLGLPLGAELTRGVCAVPGATEESAVGDTDSGLAPDLGWRTYVAATHAGEAIASSSEPHKQQVLGSIGHLLQALPASRKRRLSSRQSTQVGKKPRLELGSDLSPSKQTNPVDGGMGGQSAGQMSEPGLPGVVEAGSLPLSTKLSNRPRSSLGLDLCPCGNPGDPASRPGSLEAVSVGFDPTEAAAASTVSERGWSRVNVSSQGKQLGGENENTHRNVNSPELESTMSKTSCPTGQLPSPKLPVAEARCCCLLCVRAAQKIAPELPDLPGHSTEQAPCPGLLQPLPHNAQADHDFSRSSSESDWDVQLLSTLTSVQDGRIQSVDRDLLQRTHVNVKDSGYESQLCSVLKQKSELAWADKEDKNCRNCCTETKGTSFPMFETFFGSWTS; from the exons ATGAAGAATCAG GACACCTGCAGTGGCAGCAGTATCCTCGCCAACGCTCGCCTGTGGGGAGTCCAGGTCTTGCACGTGGATG AAATGTTGTCATACACTCAACAGCTGCTGCATGCCACCTCGGGAGCAAGGAAACGGTGCCAGAAGACAGAG GCAAAATGCCTCACATCAGGATCAAAATGTCGCAAAG CAGGAAAATTGAAGCCTCCTTTTCTGAAGGTTGAAGACCAGAGCAG GCAATTCCGACCCTTCCATCACCAGTTCAAAAGCTTTCCCAACCTGAATTTCCTGGCACCCAAAAGCTCCAGCCCATTTGAGCCTCTGAAAAGCCTCTCTAATTCTTGCAGAGCCAG GGGTGTGGAAGGCTGTCCGATGCGCAGCGAGGGGGAGAAGACCCCCCAGTCCACACCAGTCACTGTgccaaagaaaaagaggggaTTTTGTGAGTGCTGCCAAGAGACCTTTGAAGAGCTACAGAAG CATCTCCAGAGCTCCCAGCACAAGCGGTTTGCACTGGACGACTCACAGTACGCCCCTGTGGATCATGTCATCTCGCAGCTCACCAACAACTTTGTGGAGCAGTCAGCCAA GGTACCTCGGTCTTGCCTGACAGACAAACACTTAGCGCCTCAAGCACAAGTTACTGGAGGAATTGAGATGctgacagcagagctgggaaagcaaagggagCAGCCTAAGCAGGGTGCTGTGGAACTGTTAATTGATGTTGAGCGTGATCATGGCCTGAAGACCAAGGGATGTTCCCCTTGCCTGCCCAGGGACAGGGTCAGTAATCCCAGAGAAGGAGGGGGGTTGTCTAAGAACAGCTCTCTGGGGCTGCCTCTTGGAGCAGAACTCACCAGAGGggtctgtgctgtgcctggcgCCACGGAGGAGTCTGCAGTGGGGGATACAGATTCAGGCTTGGCTCCTGACCTGGGCTGGAGGACTTACGTAGCAGCCACTCATGCTGGAGAGGCAATTGCTTCTTCATCTGAACCTCATAAACAGCAAGTGCTTGGGTCTATCGGCCATCTTCTACAAGCATTGCCTGCCTCCAGGAAACGCCGGCTTTCCTCCAGACAGAGCACCCAGGTAGGAAAGaagcccaggctggagctgggTAGTGACCTCTCTCCGTCTAAGCAGACAAACCCAGTGGATGGTGGGATGGGTGGACAGAGTGCGGGACAGATGTCTGAGCCAGGCTTGCCTGGTGTGGTGGAGGCTGGCAGCTTGCCCCTAAGCACAAAGCTCTCCAACAGACCTCGTAGCTCCCTTGGTTTGGACCTGTGCCCCTGTGGGAACCCTGGGGACCCTGCATCACGGCCGGGTTCCCTTGAAGCTGTGTCTGTGGGTTTTGATCCCAcagaggctgcagcagccagcactgTCAGCGAGCGTGGCTGGAGCAGAGTGAACGTGAGTTCCCAAGGGAAGCAGCTCGGAGGGGAGaatgaaaacacacacagaaatgtgAATAGTCCTGAACTGGAGAGCACAATGAGCAAGACCAGCTGTCCTACTGGCCAGTTGCCCTCTCCAAAACTGCCTGTGGCTGAAGCCAGATGTTGCTGCTTGCTCTGTGTCAGAGCAGCACAAAAAATAGCACCCGAACTACCTGACCTCCCAGgccacagcacagagcaggctCCATGCCCCGGGCTCCTTCAGCCTCTTCCACATAATGCACAGGCTGATCATGACTTCAGCAGAAGTTCTTCTGAGTCAGACTGGGATGTCCAGCTGCTCTCCACACTAACGAGTGTCCAGGATGGCAGGATTCAGTCTGTGGACAGGGACTTGCTCCAAAGGACACATGTCAATGTAAAGGACAGTGGGTATGAGTCTCAGCTCTGCTCGGTCCTGAAGCAGAAGTCAGAGCTTGCCTGGGCAGACAAAGAGGACAAGAACTGCCGGAACTGCTGCACAGAGACAAAAGGGACCTCTTTCCCTATGTTCGAGACCTTTTTTGGCAGCTGGACTAGCTAA
- the DBF4B gene encoding protein DBF4 homolog B isoform X1 produces MAGPAAPRPLRGKSFYLDLPSGRSARELAEVIRRLGGVTESFLSKEISYVVSSNKEAKRDKARTRTEKQSSMTSEDAKAMSPMPSTSKGNNTRSRQKPPDTALISRGKELLQKAMKNQDTCSGSSILANARLWGVQVLHVDEMLSYTQQLLHATSGARKRCQKTEAKCLTSGSKCRKAGKLKPPFLKVEDQSRQFRPFHHQFKSFPNLNFLAPKSSSPFEPLKSLSNSCRARGVEGCPMRSEGEKTPQSTPVTVPKKKRGFCECCQETFEELQKHLQSSQHKRFALDDSQYAPVDHVISQLTNNFVEQSAKVPRSCLTDKHLAPQAQVTGGIEMLTAELGKQREQPKQGAVELLIDVERDHGLKTKGCSPCLPRDRVSNPREGGGLSKNSSLGLPLGAELTRGVCAVPGATEESAVGDTDSGLAPDLGWRTYVAATHAGEAIASSSEPHKQQVLGSIGHLLQALPASRKRRLSSRQSTQVGKKPRLELGSDLSPSKQTNPVDGGMGGQSAGQMSEPGLPGVVEAGSLPLSTKLSNRPRSSLGLDLCPCGNPGDPASRPGSLEAVSVGFDPTEAAAASTVSERGWSRVNVSSQGKQLGGENENTHRNVNSPELESTMSKTSCPTGQLPSPKLPVAEARCCCLLCVRAAQKIAPELPDLPGHSTEQAPCPGLLQPLPHNAQADHDFSRSSSESDWDVQLLSTLTSVQDGRIQSVDRDLLQRTHVNVKDSGYESQLCSVLKQKSELAWADKEDKNCRNCCTETKGTSFPMFETFFGSWTS; encoded by the exons GTGACCGAAAGCTTCCTAAGCAAAGAAATCAGCTACGTGGTTTCCAGCAACAAAGAAGCTAAACGAGACAAAGCCAGGACTCGGACTGAGAAGCAGAGCAGCATGACTTCAGAAGATGCAAAAGCCATGAGCCCAATGCCTTCTACCTCCAAAGGGAACAATACCAGATCTCGCCAGAAGCCACCAGACACT GCTCTGATCAGCAGGGGAAAGGAACTGCTACAGAAGGCCATGAAGAATCAG GACACCTGCAGTGGCAGCAGTATCCTCGCCAACGCTCGCCTGTGGGGAGTCCAGGTCTTGCACGTGGATG AAATGTTGTCATACACTCAACAGCTGCTGCATGCCACCTCGGGAGCAAGGAAACGGTGCCAGAAGACAGAG GCAAAATGCCTCACATCAGGATCAAAATGTCGCAAAG CAGGAAAATTGAAGCCTCCTTTTCTGAAGGTTGAAGACCAGAGCAG GCAATTCCGACCCTTCCATCACCAGTTCAAAAGCTTTCCCAACCTGAATTTCCTGGCACCCAAAAGCTCCAGCCCATTTGAGCCTCTGAAAAGCCTCTCTAATTCTTGCAGAGCCAG GGGTGTGGAAGGCTGTCCGATGCGCAGCGAGGGGGAGAAGACCCCCCAGTCCACACCAGTCACTGTgccaaagaaaaagaggggaTTTTGTGAGTGCTGCCAAGAGACCTTTGAAGAGCTACAGAAG CATCTCCAGAGCTCCCAGCACAAGCGGTTTGCACTGGACGACTCACAGTACGCCCCTGTGGATCATGTCATCTCGCAGCTCACCAACAACTTTGTGGAGCAGTCAGCCAA GGTACCTCGGTCTTGCCTGACAGACAAACACTTAGCGCCTCAAGCACAAGTTACTGGAGGAATTGAGATGctgacagcagagctgggaaagcaaagggagCAGCCTAAGCAGGGTGCTGTGGAACTGTTAATTGATGTTGAGCGTGATCATGGCCTGAAGACCAAGGGATGTTCCCCTTGCCTGCCCAGGGACAGGGTCAGTAATCCCAGAGAAGGAGGGGGGTTGTCTAAGAACAGCTCTCTGGGGCTGCCTCTTGGAGCAGAACTCACCAGAGGggtctgtgctgtgcctggcgCCACGGAGGAGTCTGCAGTGGGGGATACAGATTCAGGCTTGGCTCCTGACCTGGGCTGGAGGACTTACGTAGCAGCCACTCATGCTGGAGAGGCAATTGCTTCTTCATCTGAACCTCATAAACAGCAAGTGCTTGGGTCTATCGGCCATCTTCTACAAGCATTGCCTGCCTCCAGGAAACGCCGGCTTTCCTCCAGACAGAGCACCCAGGTAGGAAAGaagcccaggctggagctgggTAGTGACCTCTCTCCGTCTAAGCAGACAAACCCAGTGGATGGTGGGATGGGTGGACAGAGTGCGGGACAGATGTCTGAGCCAGGCTTGCCTGGTGTGGTGGAGGCTGGCAGCTTGCCCCTAAGCACAAAGCTCTCCAACAGACCTCGTAGCTCCCTTGGTTTGGACCTGTGCCCCTGTGGGAACCCTGGGGACCCTGCATCACGGCCGGGTTCCCTTGAAGCTGTGTCTGTGGGTTTTGATCCCAcagaggctgcagcagccagcactgTCAGCGAGCGTGGCTGGAGCAGAGTGAACGTGAGTTCCCAAGGGAAGCAGCTCGGAGGGGAGaatgaaaacacacacagaaatgtgAATAGTCCTGAACTGGAGAGCACAATGAGCAAGACCAGCTGTCCTACTGGCCAGTTGCCCTCTCCAAAACTGCCTGTGGCTGAAGCCAGATGTTGCTGCTTGCTCTGTGTCAGAGCAGCACAAAAAATAGCACCCGAACTACCTGACCTCCCAGgccacagcacagagcaggctCCATGCCCCGGGCTCCTTCAGCCTCTTCCACATAATGCACAGGCTGATCATGACTTCAGCAGAAGTTCTTCTGAGTCAGACTGGGATGTCCAGCTGCTCTCCACACTAACGAGTGTCCAGGATGGCAGGATTCAGTCTGTGGACAGGGACTTGCTCCAAAGGACACATGTCAATGTAAAGGACAGTGGGTATGAGTCTCAGCTCTGCTCGGTCCTGAAGCAGAAGTCAGAGCTTGCCTGGGCAGACAAAGAGGACAAGAACTGCCGGAACTGCTGCACAGAGACAAAAGGGACCTCTTTCCCTATGTTCGAGACCTTTTTTGGCAGCTGGACTAGCTAA